A stretch of Equus caballus isolate H_3958 breed thoroughbred chromosome 11, TB-T2T, whole genome shotgun sequence DNA encodes these proteins:
- the LGALS3BP gene encoding galectin-3-binding protein produces MALPWLLWMWLLLTGTQGVEDGDMRLANGDTAYEGRVEIFYRGQWGTVCDNLWDLTDARVVCRALGFENATKALGRAAFGPGTGPVMLDEVQCTGTEPSLANCSSLGWLKSNCGHERDAGVVCSNVTRGVYTLDLSSELAVALEQIFDSQRGCDLSIRVKVKEEEDLSLCAHTLILSTNPEAQALWKEPDSTVTMELDAECVPVVRDFIRYFYSRRIDISLSSVKCFHKLASAYGAEQLQSYCGRLFAVLLPEDPSFQMPLDLYAYALATQDPVLEEVCVQFLAWNFEALTQAEAWPSVPVGLLQVLLSRSELAMPSELALLTAVDVWSREQRASHGEVEDLVEKVRFPMMLPQDLFELQFNLSLYWGHEALFQKKILQALEFHTVPFRLLARYRDLNLTQDAYKPRLYTSPTWSASITAASQAFSQYGYNTYRYGYNAYQSFQTQQHPSFLFLDKFISWSPVYLPTVQSCWNYRFSCSSDEPPILGLSKSGYVDPTIGYENKALMLCGGRFVAHVADFKGSKAVIPSALGTNSSRSASLFPCQAGSFSGFQVVIRPFYLTNPSAED; encoded by the exons ATGGCCCTCCCGTGGCTCCTCTGGATGTGGCTGCTGCTCACGGGGACGCAAG GTGTGGAAGATGGTGACATGCGGCTGGCCAACGGGGACACCGCCTATGAGGGCCGTGTGGAGATCTTCTACAGAGGCCAGTGGGGGACAGTGTGTGACAACCTGTGGGACCTGACGGATGCCAGAGTTGTCTGCCGGGCCCTGGGCTTTGAGAATGCCACCAAAGCTCTCGGTAGAGCTGCCTTTGGGCCAG GAACGGGCCCTGTCATGTTGGATGAGGTGCAGTGCACAGGGACAGAGCCCTCACTGGCCAACTGCTCATCGCTGGGCTGGCTGAAGAGCAACTGCGGGCACGAGAGGGATGCTGGCGTGGTCTGCAGCAACG TAACCAGAGGCGTCTACACCCTTGACCTGTCCAGCGAGCTCGCCGTGGCTCTCGAGCAGATCTTTGATAGCCAGAGGGGCTGTGACCTGTCCATCAGGGTAAaggtgaaggaggaggaagaccTGAGCCTCTGCGCCCACACGCTGATCCTGTCCACCAACCCTGAGGCCCAGGCCCTGTGGAAGGAGCCGGACAGCACCGTCACCATGGAGCTGGACGCCGAGTGTGTGCCCGTCGTCAGAGACTTCATCAG GTACTTCTACTCCCGCAGGATCGACATCTCGCTGTCGTCCGTGAAGTGCTTCCACAAGCTCGCCTCTGCCTACGGGGCCGAGCAGCTGCAGAGTTACTGCGGGCGCCTCTTCGCCGTCCTCCTGCCCGAGGACCCCTCTTTCCAGATGCCCCTGGACCTATACGCCTATGCACTGGCCACCCAGGACCCCGTGCTGGAGGAGGTCTGCGTGCAGTTCCTGGCCTGGAACTTCGAGGCCCTGACGCAGGCCGAGGCCTGGCCGAGCGTCCCCGTGGGCCTGCTCCAAGTGCTGCTCTCCAGGAGTGAGCTGGCCATGCCCAGCGAGCTGGCCCTGCTGACGGCCGTGGACGTCTGGAGCCGGGAGCAGCGCGCCTCCCACGGGGAGGTGGAAGACCTGGTGGAGAAGGTCCGGTTCCCCATGATGCTGCCCCAGGACCTCTTCGAGCTGCAGTTCAATCTGTCCCTCTACTGGGGTCATGAGGCGCTCTTCCAGAAGAAGATTCTGCAGGCTCTGGAGTTCCACACCGTGCCCTTCCGGCTGCTGGCTCGGTACAGAGACCTGAATCTCACCCAGGACGCCTACAAGCCCCGGCTTTACACCTCGCCCACCTGGAGCGCCTCCATAACGGCCGCTTCCCAAGCCTTCTCCCAATATGGGTACAACACCTACCGCTATGGGTACAACGCCTACCAGTCCTTCCAGACCCAGCAGCACCCCAGCTTCCTCTTCCTGGACAAGTTCATCTCCTGGTCTCCCGTCTACCTGCCCACCGTCCAGAGCTGCTGGAACTACAGGTTCTCCTGCTCGTCTGACGAGCCCCCCATCCTGGGCCTCTCCAAGTCCGGCTACGTGGATCCCACCATCGGCTATGAAAACAAAGCGCTGATGCTCTGTGGGGGGCGCTTCGTGGCCCACGTCGCTGATTTCAAGGGCTCGAAGGCCGTGATCCCCAGCGCCCTGGGCACCAACAGTTCCAGGAGcgcctctctctttccctgccaGGCAGGGTCCTTCAGTGGCTTCCAGGTGGTCATCCGCCCCTTCTACCTGACCAACCCCTCGGCGGAGGACTAG